The following proteins come from a genomic window of Brevinematia bacterium:
- a CDS encoding Hsp20/alpha crystallin family protein codes for MAKERDFFRMILSFGTYNVVRPNVHWIPPVDVYEFVDKVVILVELPGVEKEDIDITLKNGFLRISGVRKEMYNENRVRIHQMEISYGYFERIVEVGEVNEKNIKADLKDGILTITIFKY; via the coding sequence ATGGCTAAGGAGAGAGATTTTTTTAGAATGATTCTAAGTTTTGGAACCTATAATGTAGTAAGACCTAATGTTCATTGGATACCACCTGTTGATGTTTATGAATTTGTTGATAAAGTAGTGATTTTAGTTGAATTACCAGGGGTTGAAAAAGAGGATATTGATATTACTTTGAAAAACGGTTTCTTAAGGATTTCTGGTGTTAGAAAAGAAATGTATAATGAAAATAGAGTTAGGATACATCAGATGGAGATAAGCTATGGTTATTTTGAAAGAATAGTTGAGGTTGGTGAGGTTAATGAGAAAAACATAAAAGCTGATTTAAAAGATGGGATTCTTACTATAACTATCTTTAAATACTAG
- the lon gene encoding endopeptidase La yields the protein MSEVRFFLGKEFDVGGIFQSSDKDESKGQDRKYPELLPIVPLRNMVLFPGVVTPLSIGRKKSLSAVEDASLKDKLIGFVTQRSKDVEDPGIDDLYRVGVVATIFKIFRLPDGTLNVVVRAEKRFRIKDIVETEPFIKANVEYLEVEIVRDEEVEAYVKTIRDMTTSLIHLIPDAPPDAEFVLQSIEQPDLLGYFVVSGVNATIEEKQRILEENSLKEILKLVVSYLGRDLELAKVSKEIQEKVKNDVEKTQKEYFLRQQLKAIQKELGELSDQEKDIQELKQRLESKKMSEEARKVALEQIERLSKIPVMSPEYTVTRNYVDLILQLPWDEYTEDNLDIEYAEKVLNEDHYDLEKVKKRILEYLSVMKLKKGYVKGPILCFYGPPGVGKTSLGRSIARALGRKFVRISLGGVRDEAEIRGHRRTYVGALPGRIIQGLKKAGSSNPVFMLDEVDKLASDFRGDPASALLEVLDPEQNSSFSDHYLEIPYDLSRVMFITTANSLNTIPWPLLDRMELISIPGYTEYEKKMIAVNYLIPKQKKENGLEEYNVTITDSSLSKIINDYTKEAGVRELDRSIGSIMRSIATYVVRNGIEPGGEDIVVDEKKVREFLGPEKFIPEVKEMTRIPGVAVGLAWTPVGGEILFIEATAMKGRGNLILTGSLGSVMKESASIAFSYVKANAEAFGIPNYVFKEYDLHVHIPSGAIPKDGPSAGITLLVAIISLLTQRRVRDNVSMTGELSLRGLVLPVGGIREKILAAKRYNITKVIIPDKNLKDVDEIPEEQKKGIEIIPVGKVSEVISLVLEEEPVEDIHKVFKKLSKEEKEQLEGGKGREKEQGKIKVISS from the coding sequence ATGTCAGAGGTCAGGTTTTTCCTAGGAAAAGAATTTGATGTTGGTGGTATTTTTCAGTCTTCTGATAAGGATGAAAGCAAAGGACAAGATAGAAAGTATCCAGAACTTTTGCCAATAGTTCCTCTTAGAAACATGGTACTTTTCCCAGGGGTTGTTACTCCTCTGTCTATTGGTAGAAAGAAGTCTCTAAGTGCTGTTGAAGATGCTTCTCTGAAAGATAAACTTATTGGATTTGTTACGCAAAGGTCAAAAGATGTTGAGGATCCGGGAATAGATGATCTCTATAGGGTTGGGGTTGTTGCGACTATATTTAAGATATTTAGGCTTCCTGATGGAACTTTGAATGTAGTGGTTAGGGCTGAGAAGAGATTTAGGATAAAGGATATTGTGGAAACTGAGCCTTTCATAAAGGCTAATGTTGAATATCTTGAAGTAGAGATTGTTAGAGATGAAGAAGTTGAAGCTTATGTGAAAACTATAAGGGATATGACAACATCGTTGATCCATCTTATTCCTGATGCACCTCCTGATGCAGAATTTGTTCTTCAGTCGATAGAGCAACCAGATCTGTTGGGATATTTTGTTGTTTCAGGTGTGAATGCAACGATTGAAGAGAAGCAAAGGATTCTTGAAGAGAACTCTCTCAAAGAGATTCTTAAGCTTGTTGTGAGCTATCTGGGAAGGGATCTAGAGCTTGCTAAGGTTAGCAAGGAAATCCAGGAGAAGGTTAAGAACGATGTTGAGAAAACCCAGAAAGAGTATTTCTTAAGACAGCAACTAAAAGCAATCCAGAAAGAACTAGGTGAATTGAGTGATCAGGAAAAGGATATTCAGGAACTCAAGCAAAGACTTGAGAGTAAGAAGATGAGTGAAGAGGCCAGGAAGGTAGCTCTTGAGCAGATAGAGAGATTATCAAAGATACCAGTGATGTCTCCAGAGTATACTGTGACCAGAAACTATGTTGATCTCATTTTACAGTTACCTTGGGATGAATACACAGAAGATAATCTAGATATAGAATACGCAGAGAAGGTGCTTAACGAAGATCATTATGACTTGGAGAAAGTGAAAAAGAGGATTCTGGAATACCTCTCTGTTATGAAACTTAAGAAAGGATACGTAAAAGGCCCTATACTGTGTTTTTATGGTCCACCTGGAGTTGGTAAGACTTCTTTAGGTAGGTCAATAGCAAGAGCATTGGGTAGAAAGTTTGTGAGAATATCGTTAGGTGGTGTGAGAGATGAAGCTGAGATAAGGGGACACAGGAGAACATATGTTGGTGCTTTGCCAGGAAGAATAATACAGGGACTTAAGAAAGCAGGGTCATCAAATCCAGTTTTTATGCTAGATGAGGTAGATAAACTTGCATCAGATTTCAGAGGAGATCCAGCATCTGCGCTTCTTGAAGTGTTAGACCCCGAACAGAATAGCTCTTTCAGTGATCATTATCTGGAGATACCTTACGACCTCTCTAGGGTTATGTTTATTACTACCGCTAACTCCCTAAACACTATCCCTTGGCCATTGCTTGATAGAATGGAGTTAATATCTATACCTGGTTACACAGAGTATGAGAAGAAGATGATCGCTGTAAACTACCTTATTCCTAAGCAAAAGAAGGAAAATGGTCTTGAGGAGTATAATGTTACTATAACAGATTCTTCGTTAAGCAAGATAATAAACGATTACACTAAAGAAGCAGGAGTGAGAGAGTTAGACAGAAGTATAGGTTCTATTATGAGATCTATTGCCACCTATGTTGTTAGGAATGGAATAGAACCAGGAGGAGAGGATATAGTTGTTGACGAAAAGAAAGTTAGGGAATTTCTAGGTCCTGAGAAGTTTATACCCGAGGTAAAAGAAATGACGAGAATACCAGGGGTTGCTGTGGGACTTGCTTGGACCCCGGTTGGTGGAGAAATTCTCTTTATAGAAGCTACAGCTATGAAGGGAAGAGGTAACTTAATACTCACAGGTTCGCTTGGAAGCGTAATGAAAGAGTCTGCTTCGATAGCGTTTAGTTATGTGAAAGCCAATGCTGAAGCTTTTGGGATACCTAATTATGTTTTCAAAGAATATGACCTACATGTTCATATACCCTCTGGAGCAATTCCAAAAGATGGCCCCTCTGCTGGTATAACGCTACTTGTTGCCATAATATCACTTTTGACCCAAAGAAGAGTTAGAGACAACGTCTCTATGACTGGAGAACTTTCGCTTAGAGGGCTAGTATTACCCGTAGGTGGAATTAGAGAAAAAATACTTGCAGCAAAAAGGTATAACATTACTAAAGTGATAATTCCAGATAAAAACCTAAAAGATGTAGATGAAATACCTGAAGAACAGAAAAAAGGAATAGAGATAATACCAGTTGGGAAGGTAAGCGAAGTTATCAGCTTGGTCCTTGAAGAAGAACCTGTTGAGGATATCCATAAAGTCTTTAAGAAGCTCTCAAAAGAAGAAAAAGAACAATTAGAGGGTGGTAAAGGAAGAGAAAAAGAGCAGGGTAAGATTAAAGTTATATCCTCTTAG
- the fliD gene encoding flagellar filament capping protein FliD: protein MRIDIIINIVSTVFIRTLILVFLLLVFVVGSFSQSTKKKPGISDLFGTGLNTDEIVDKLVEAEGMKGEKYQQEVSNQTIRKAIINFVEQNLRELGDLAKAVYDYRSPFQNRVGFSQDESLVKLIPSRGANVGEVRIRVERMAKPDVFVSDAVPIGTELKPFKVTISLGDRSIEVDFKGGRLRDLAKAINDVAKEIVSAEVIKVDNENEVLRIEGRRTGKGAGVIITGDVGELVRIGLLTKEKIVKTDKRELDILQIFTPLRAFTVKEREEFVKDVSYSVTKSTVLEISNSTIFQPVPKPREVDIRVMESVKVSNVEVKGGSPITTFDILKEYVTNDFLFVVLHLKDGARVEVVIPEGQSFIKMSLSGYDGKEIERVTLRNGNDLARITFYRILIYDKVEDIKKLAEYEPKNYLSQADNSVLYVNGIRIERESNDITDVINGVVKVVGEDPKKEVLTRIDYDYVAVTNSISNLVGKYNDVMMYLSKITKPIVDRRQLYEKPDEEKEEGSFATDMDITRLKDKLRMFAMQPYPTRVTNIRLLYHIGIYTKDISTKLEFDSDLWEYVRRGILTINNEKLMLAISENIFAVNDIFGRDTNGDKIVDSGFAYSVSALCDEYVRVGGVIANKKKQIDNIIKSNKEMYAKFQKHLEEYRVSLEKKFGKLQQVLRESKSKQDWFNNQMKAMRGDKD, encoded by the coding sequence GTGAGAATAGATATTATCATAAATATTGTGAGTACGGTGTTTATTAGGACTTTAATATTAGTTTTTTTGCTTTTGGTTTTCGTGGTTGGTAGTTTCTCTCAGTCTACTAAAAAGAAGCCAGGAATAAGTGATCTTTTTGGCACAGGACTTAACACAGATGAGATTGTTGATAAATTAGTTGAAGCAGAAGGTATGAAGGGTGAGAAGTACCAGCAAGAAGTTAGTAACCAGACTATCAGAAAGGCTATAATAAACTTCGTTGAACAGAACTTAAGAGAGCTTGGAGACTTGGCGAAAGCTGTTTATGATTATAGGTCTCCTTTTCAGAATAGGGTTGGATTTTCACAAGATGAGAGTCTGGTAAAGCTGATTCCCAGTAGGGGGGCTAATGTTGGTGAGGTGAGGATTAGGGTTGAGAGAATGGCAAAGCCTGATGTTTTTGTTTCTGACGCAGTGCCTATCGGCACTGAACTTAAACCTTTTAAGGTGACGATATCCTTGGGTGATAGAAGCATTGAAGTTGATTTCAAGGGAGGAAGACTGCGAGATCTGGCAAAAGCTATAAATGACGTTGCAAAGGAGATTGTTTCAGCAGAGGTTATAAAGGTTGATAACGAGAATGAGGTTCTGAGAATAGAGGGTAGGAGGACGGGTAAAGGGGCAGGGGTAATTATAACTGGAGATGTAGGTGAATTAGTTAGAATAGGTTTGCTTACCAAGGAGAAGATTGTTAAGACCGACAAAAGAGAGCTTGACATATTGCAGATCTTCACTCCTCTTAGAGCTTTTACTGTCAAAGAGAGAGAGGAATTTGTAAAAGATGTTTCCTACAGTGTTACAAAGAGCACTGTGCTTGAGATTTCAAACTCTACTATCTTTCAGCCTGTTCCTAAGCCTAGGGAGGTTGATATAAGAGTGATGGAAAGTGTCAAAGTTAGCAACGTTGAGGTTAAAGGTGGTTCTCCGATAACAACCTTTGATATACTTAAGGAATATGTGACGAATGACTTTTTGTTTGTCGTTCTGCACTTAAAGGATGGAGCGAGAGTAGAGGTTGTAATTCCGGAGGGTCAGAGTTTTATTAAAATGAGTCTTTCAGGTTATGATGGGAAGGAGATTGAAAGAGTTACTCTTAGAAACGGTAACGATCTTGCTAGAATAACTTTCTATAGAATTCTTATATATGACAAGGTTGAGGATATAAAGAAGCTTGCTGAATACGAGCCCAAAAACTATCTCTCGCAGGCGGATAACTCGGTCTTGTATGTTAATGGTATCAGGATTGAGAGGGAAAGTAACGATATAACTGACGTAATAAATGGAGTGGTAAAGGTAGTAGGAGAGGATCCTAAAAAGGAGGTTCTAACAAGGATAGACTATGATTATGTGGCAGTAACTAATTCTATATCAAACTTGGTTGGAAAATACAACGACGTTATGATGTATCTTAGCAAGATAACTAAGCCCATTGTTGACAGAAGACAGCTTTATGAGAAGCCTGATGAAGAGAAGGAGGAAGGTTCTTTTGCTACTGATATGGATATCACTAGGCTCAAGGACAAACTTAGAATGTTTGCTATGCAACCTTATCCTACTAGAGTCACAAACATAAGGCTTCTCTACCATATAGGAATCTATACGAAGGATATATCTACAAAGCTAGAGTTTGACTCAGATCTGTGGGAATACGTTAGAAGGGGGATACTAACTATAAACAATGAGAAACTTATGCTTGCGATATCGGAGAATATATTTGCGGTAAATGATATTTTTGGAAGAGACACAAATGGTGATAAAATTGTTGATTCTGGGTTTGCTTACAGTGTTTCAGCTTTATGCGACGAGTATGTAAGGGTGGGAGGAGTTATAGCTAACAAGAAAAAACAGATTGATAACATAATAAAGTCTAACAAAGAAATGTATGCTAAGTTTCAGAAGCATCTTGAGGAATATAGGGTTTCTCTTGAGAAAAAATTTGGTAAACTTCAGCAAGTGTTGAGAGAGAGTAAGTCAAAACAAGATTGGTTTAACAACCAAATGAAAGCAATGAGGGGTGATAAAGATTGA
- the recN gene encoding DNA repair protein RecN, protein MLESIKIKNYALIDEIEIEFDKGFNVFTGESGAGKSIIVDSLGFCLGERATPSIIKTGKDKTIVEAVFLITNPRIREKIEKLGFNLENERIIVRREYEISGRNKVTVNGFHETLSRVSELSEILVDFHGQHDHQSLLNQKTHIDYLDSFGKFNKELKEVSELYNKALELKNKIKELEENLSQKKTREEFLKYTIEELKNSNLRENEDVELEEKFNLITNYENLYNILQESILLLSENETSALLLMGRVANLLKSGIKLNPLFENLSNSLEESQIIVKNVVSELKNLLEKINFQPEEVERVNSRLDQIRTLKRKYNKNSVNELMLHLKETEEELSRLEFSDKELLSLKEEYNKTIAQLKRTCIDLSEKRINKSKELDKKVEEKLKHMAMEKAIFKTDFKYYKDENGIIEINGVKVDVNEKGVDRVEFLISINPGEELKPLRHVASGGEISRIMLAIKSVLADVSEVDMMVFDEIDVGIGGHTANVVGEIIKSMAQKQQVIVITHLPQVASKANSHFMIEKIFDNNETRVVARKLSDEERKYEIARMIGNETDTGIKYAEELLKRS, encoded by the coding sequence ATGCTGGAAAGCATAAAGATAAAAAACTACGCATTGATAGACGAAATTGAAATTGAGTTTGACAAAGGCTTTAATGTATTCACAGGCGAAAGCGGTGCAGGAAAATCAATAATAGTAGATTCTTTAGGATTTTGCTTAGGAGAAAGAGCAACACCTTCAATAATAAAAACAGGTAAAGATAAAACTATAGTTGAAGCGGTATTTCTAATAACAAATCCAAGAATCAGGGAAAAAATAGAAAAACTAGGATTCAACTTAGAGAATGAAAGAATAATAGTAAGAAGAGAATATGAAATATCAGGCAGAAACAAAGTAACAGTAAACGGCTTCCATGAAACACTGTCAAGAGTTTCCGAACTTTCTGAAATTCTGGTTGATTTTCACGGACAGCACGATCACCAGAGTTTGCTAAATCAAAAAACCCACATAGACTATCTAGATTCTTTTGGAAAATTCAACAAAGAACTCAAGGAAGTCTCAGAACTCTATAACAAAGCTCTAGAACTGAAAAATAAGATCAAAGAGTTAGAGGAAAACCTATCCCAAAAAAAGACAAGAGAAGAGTTTCTAAAGTATACGATAGAGGAACTGAAAAACTCCAACCTGAGAGAAAACGAAGATGTAGAACTTGAAGAAAAGTTTAACCTAATAACAAACTACGAAAACCTTTATAACATACTTCAAGAGTCTATCTTGCTTCTTAGTGAAAACGAAACATCAGCACTGCTTCTAATGGGAAGAGTTGCAAACCTCCTAAAGAGTGGTATAAAACTTAACCCTTTATTTGAAAACTTATCAAACTCTCTTGAGGAGTCACAAATAATAGTAAAAAACGTTGTCTCTGAGCTTAAAAACTTACTTGAGAAGATAAACTTCCAACCAGAGGAAGTAGAAAGAGTGAACTCCAGACTTGACCAAATTAGAACACTGAAAAGGAAATACAACAAAAACTCTGTAAACGAGCTTATGCTACACCTAAAGGAAACCGAAGAAGAGCTGAGCAGACTAGAGTTTAGCGATAAAGAACTACTAAGTCTTAAAGAAGAATACAACAAAACCATAGCACAGCTGAAGAGAACATGTATTGACCTCTCCGAAAAGAGAATAAACAAATCCAAAGAACTTGATAAAAAGGTAGAGGAAAAGCTAAAGCATATGGCAATGGAAAAAGCAATATTCAAAACTGACTTTAAATACTACAAAGATGAGAACGGAATAATAGAAATAAATGGAGTTAAGGTGGATGTTAATGAGAAAGGAGTAGACAGAGTTGAATTTCTTATTTCCATAAACCCAGGTGAGGAACTAAAACCCCTAAGGCATGTTGCCTCTGGTGGTGAAATATCAAGAATAATGCTAGCAATAAAGAGCGTTTTAGCAGATGTATCCGAGGTTGATATGATGGTATTTGATGAAATAGATGTGGGAATAGGTGGACACACAGCAAACGTTGTTGGCGAAATAATAAAAAGCATGGCACAAAAGCAACAAGTTATAGTCATAACCCACCTACCACAGGTAGCCTCAAAAGCAAACTCCCACTTTATGATAGAAAAAATATTTGACAACAATGAAACTAGAGTTGTAGCTAGAAAACTCTCCGACGAAGAGAGAAAATATGAAATAGCCAGAATGATAGGAAACGAAACAGATACTGGAATAAAATACGCAGAGGAACTCCTTAAGAGATCTTAG
- a CDS encoding glycosyltransferase family 4 protein: protein MKFSIVADWLVTFAGAERVLKSIYELYPSDVFCLISNNETLNKLGIPPEKTQQSFISKLPFAQKKYRNYLALFPLAIEQFDLSNYDVIISSSHAVAKGVITRHYQLHICYCHTPIRYAWDLYHQYLKEAKLERGLKAFLAKLILHYIRIWDLSTINRVNYFIANSNYTARRIRKIYAREAEVIYPPVDTKNFSFSEDKEEFYLVASRMVPYKMIPLVVETFAKLPDRKLVVIGDGPEFEKVKSIARGKRNIEILGYQPNDVLKSYMQKAKAFIFAAEEDFGIMPVEAMACGTPVIAFGKGGATESVIDGKTGILFHEQTVESLKEAISKFEKIQEKINFKDVRKNAERFSEENFKSKFKNFVDTKINEFFKN, encoded by the coding sequence ATGAAGTTCTCAATAGTTGCAGACTGGTTAGTAACATTTGCTGGAGCTGAAAGAGTTCTAAAGTCAATTTATGAACTGTACCCTTCGGACGTCTTTTGCTTAATCTCCAACAATGAAACTCTCAACAAACTAGGAATTCCTCCTGAAAAAACACAGCAATCGTTTATTTCAAAATTGCCATTTGCCCAGAAAAAGTATAGAAACTATTTAGCTTTATTCCCCCTAGCAATAGAGCAGTTTGATCTTTCAAATTACGATGTGATAATCTCTTCATCGCACGCAGTAGCCAAAGGAGTTATAACCAGACATTATCAATTACATATCTGCTATTGCCATACCCCAATTCGCTACGCCTGGGACCTGTATCACCAATACCTGAAAGAAGCAAAACTAGAAAGAGGGCTAAAAGCCTTTCTAGCAAAACTGATTCTCCACTACATAAGAATATGGGACCTCTCTACCATAAACAGGGTCAACTACTTTATTGCAAACTCCAATTATACCGCAAGAAGAATAAGAAAAATCTACGCTAGGGAAGCAGAGGTCATCTACCCACCCGTTGACACGAAAAACTTCTCTTTTAGCGAAGATAAAGAAGAGTTTTACCTAGTAGCCTCAAGAATGGTGCCTTACAAAATGATACCTCTTGTTGTTGAAACCTTTGCAAAACTTCCAGATAGGAAATTGGTAGTAATAGGAGATGGTCCTGAGTTTGAAAAGGTCAAAAGCATAGCGAGAGGTAAAAGAAACATAGAAATCCTTGGATACCAACCCAATGATGTATTAAAAAGCTATATGCAGAAAGCAAAAGCATTTATCTTTGCAGCAGAAGAAGATTTTGGAATTATGCCAGTTGAGGCAATGGCTTGCGGAACCCCAGTAATAGCTTTCGGTAAAGGTGGAGCTACCGAAAGTGTAATAGATGGTAAAACCGGTATCCTTTTCCATGAGCAAACCGTAGAGAGTCTTAAAGAAGCCATAAGTAAGTTTGAAAAAATTCAAGAAAAGATAAACTTCAAGGATGTCAGAAAAAATGCCGAAAGGTTCTCCGAAGAAAACTTCAAATCTAAGTTCAAGAACTTTGTTGACACCAAAATCAACGAATTTTTCAAAAACTAA
- the pyrH gene encoding UMP kinase — translation MKKFDRIVIKISGEVLGGEQGLGIDMKVVSYITDEIIKAYSLGTQIGIVVGGGNFIRGSKVAVKGIERVNSDRLGMISTILNSITLADDFSSKRVKVVVLSAIPIEGIAEKYSVEKAIDYLSKGYIIIFAGGTGNPFFSTDTSAVLRAAEIEADVVLKATKVDGIYDKDPKRHKDAKKFDEISGSEVLSMNLKVMDLTAFSLSCESKIPIIVFNLMEKDGIKRIVLGEKVGTFVKV, via the coding sequence ATGAAAAAATTTGATAGGATTGTTATTAAAATAAGTGGTGAAGTTTTAGGTGGTGAACAAGGTTTAGGAATAGATATGAAGGTAGTCTCATACATCACTGACGAGATAATAAAGGCCTACTCCCTAGGAACCCAAATTGGAATAGTAGTTGGAGGAGGCAACTTCATAAGAGGAAGCAAAGTAGCGGTAAAAGGCATTGAGAGAGTTAACAGCGATAGGCTAGGAATGATCTCAACCATTCTTAATTCAATAACTCTAGCAGATGACTTCTCTTCTAAGAGAGTTAAAGTTGTAGTTCTTTCCGCAATACCAATAGAGGGAATAGCAGAGAAATACTCTGTTGAGAAGGCAATTGACTATCTATCCAAAGGATATATTATCATTTTCGCTGGTGGCACAGGAAACCCCTTTTTCTCAACAGACACTTCCGCAGTTCTAAGAGCAGCAGAAATTGAAGCCGATGTTGTATTAAAAGCCACTAAAGTTGATGGAATATATGATAAAGACCCTAAAAGACACAAAGATGCAAAGAAATTTGATGAAATAAGCGGTAGTGAAGTTCTCTCAATGAACCTTAAAGTCATGGATCTAACCGCATTTAGTCTAAGCTGTGAAAGCAAAATACCAATAATCGTCTTTAACCTAATGGAAAAAGACGGAATAAAGAGAATAGTGTTAGGCGAAAAAGTTGGAACATTCGTGAAGGTATAA
- the ftsZ gene encoding cell division protein FtsZ, translating into MYDFDENPTNIKVVGVGGAGCNAVDRMIGAGVKNVDFIAINTDVQALAKSLAPTKIQIGQKITKGFGAGADPRVGEESANEDRDIIYDALRGADMVFITCGMGGGTGTGAAPVIAQISKEIGALTVAVVTKPFLVEGKKRADRAEEGIKKLRQYIDTIIVIPNQNLFKVIDKKTPLVQAFLKADEVLMHAIQGMSDIITKPGLINVDFADVKTVLREGGEALMGIGVDSDPKSVAQKAINNPLVDNISFRGAKAVLVNISGGSKLSLDDVNIIMETINETADKEANIIMGACPDETMGEQIRVVVIATGFSSLASEASSKMHQQISGDGKEEKEVSKMGEGGVKVIPGIGKIVSRQDFLSKRKGLRSFEETIKEVYDPSTPAILRKNKLASYFQLGDEDELSNSF; encoded by the coding sequence ATGTATGACTTTGATGAGAATCCAACTAATATAAAGGTAGTGGGAGTTGGTGGGGCTGGATGTAATGCTGTTGATAGGATGATAGGGGCAGGTGTTAAGAATGTGGATTTCATTGCGATAAATACTGATGTCCAAGCGCTTGCGAAGAGTCTAGCTCCTACGAAGATACAGATAGGTCAGAAGATAACCAAAGGATTTGGGGCAGGGGCTGATCCGAGAGTAGGTGAGGAGTCTGCAAATGAGGATAGGGATATCATATACGATGCCCTTAGAGGAGCGGATATGGTTTTTATCACTTGTGGTATGGGAGGAGGAACAGGAACTGGTGCTGCACCTGTGATTGCTCAGATATCAAAGGAGATAGGAGCGTTAACAGTAGCAGTTGTTACTAAGCCTTTTCTAGTTGAAGGAAAAAAAAGAGCGGATAGGGCAGAGGAAGGTATAAAAAAGCTTAGGCAATACATTGATACCATAATAGTAATACCGAATCAGAATCTTTTTAAGGTTATTGACAAAAAAACTCCTCTCGTTCAAGCTTTTCTCAAAGCCGATGAAGTGCTAATGCATGCTATTCAGGGGATGTCAGATATAATCACTAAACCGGGCCTTATAAATGTTGATTTTGCTGATGTAAAAACTGTGCTTAGGGAAGGAGGTGAGGCATTGATGGGAATCGGTGTAGATTCTGATCCTAAGTCTGTTGCTCAAAAAGCAATAAATAATCCTCTTGTTGACAACATCTCATTTAGAGGGGCGAAGGCTGTTCTTGTCAACATTTCTGGTGGAAGTAAGCTTTCTCTTGATGATGTTAATATCATAATGGAAACTATAAATGAGACAGCAGATAAGGAAGCTAACATCATAATGGGAGCTTGCCCTGATGAAACTATGGGTGAGCAAATAAGGGTTGTAGTTATTGCTACGGGTTTCTCTTCCTTAGCTTCAGAAGCAAGTTCTAAAATGCATCAGCAGATTAGTGGGGATGGTAAGGAAGAAAAGGAAGTTTCCAAAATGGGAGAAGGTGGAGTTAAAGTTATACCGGGAATAGGCAAAATTGTATCTAGGCAAGATTTTCTGTCAAAGCGCAAAGGGCTTAGATCTTTTGAAGAAACTATTAAGGAGGTATATGATCCTTCAACTCCAGCAATTTTAAGGAAGAATAAACTGGCTTCTTATTTCCAATTAGGTGATGAAGATGAGTTATCTAATAGTTTTTGA
- the amrS gene encoding AmmeMemoRadiSam system radical SAM enzyme has protein sequence MARWWERDGQRVRCNLCPRSCEIDEGKTGFCCVRENNGGVLYSLGYARPVAVNIDPVEKKPLFHFLPSTTVLSLGTVGCNMGCLFCQNWDISKARVNQVPGMYLPPEKLVKLAIEYNSPSIAFTYNEPTIIGEYVIDTAKIAKKNGIKIVMVSNGYISEKAFYEIYEYVDGANIDLKAITETFYQKYTLSHLEYVKETLKRLSKMGTVWFEITNLIIPTLNDSTKEIEELVDWVLDNLGDSVPLHFTAFHPDYKLTNLPKTPKEKLVEARNIAISKGVKYVYTGNIWYDEGSTTFCPKCKEPLIVRSWHNVLINKVRNSKCPKCSTKVEGIWN, from the coding sequence GTGGCTAGGTGGTGGGAGAGGGATGGACAGAGGGTAAGATGTAATCTCTGTCCGAGGTCTTGTGAGATAGATGAGGGGAAAACGGGTTTTTGCTGTGTAAGGGAGAATAATGGTGGGGTTTTGTATTCTCTTGGTTATGCAAGACCTGTTGCTGTCAATATTGATCCTGTTGAAAAAAAGCCGTTGTTTCACTTTTTGCCTTCAACTACCGTTCTTTCTTTGGGAACAGTAGGTTGCAATATGGGATGTCTGTTTTGCCAGAATTGGGATATTTCCAAGGCACGGGTAAACCAAGTTCCTGGAATGTATCTACCTCCTGAGAAACTTGTGAAACTTGCAATAGAATATAACTCTCCAAGTATTGCGTTTACGTATAACGAGCCAACAATAATAGGAGAATACGTTATAGATACTGCAAAGATAGCGAAAAAGAATGGGATAAAGATTGTAATGGTCTCAAATGGATATATCTCGGAGAAGGCTTTTTACGAAATCTATGAGTATGTTGATGGTGCAAACATTGACTTGAAGGCTATAACTGAAACTTTTTATCAGAAATACACTCTCTCTCATCTAGAATATGTCAAAGAGACTCTTAAAAGGTTGAGTAAGATGGGAACTGTGTGGTTTGAGATAACAAATCTGATAATACCTACACTGAATGACAGCACAAAAGAAATTGAGGAACTGGTGGACTGGGTTTTGGACAATTTGGGTGATAGTGTGCCTTTGCATTTTACTGCTTTCCACCCGGATTACAAGCTCACGAATTTACCGAAAACTCCAAAGGAAAAGTTAGTGGAAGCAAGAAATATAGCGATAAGCAAGGGAGTTAAGTATGTGTATACTGGTAACATATGGTACGATGAAGGAAGCACTACTTTTTGTCCTAAGTGTAAGGAACCACTTATAGTTAGGTCCTGGCACAATGTGTTGATAAACAAGGTTCGTAATTCTAAGTGTCCAAAGTGTAGTACAAAAGTTGAAGGAATTTGGAACTAA